A window of the Carassius gibelio isolate Cgi1373 ecotype wild population from Czech Republic chromosome B16, carGib1.2-hapl.c, whole genome shotgun sequence genome harbors these coding sequences:
- the fxyd7 gene encoding LOW QUALITY PROTEIN: FXYD domain containing ion transport regulator 7 (The sequence of the model RefSeq protein was modified relative to this genomic sequence to represent the inferred CDS: inserted 2 bases in 1 codon) — MAASTESYMYMDQSAFNYDYETLRTTGVILAVVMFVTGILIALNLVQWKALSHQRWKFPLRQCKVXGATGRPISARGNAQTHKVTYRNVEESRTCLTCFCNLSLNADLLLYF; from the exons ATGGCAGCTTCAACAG aGTCATACATGTATATGGATCAGAGTGCCTTTAATTACG ATTACGAGACGTTGCGGACTACAGGTGTCATCCTTGCTGTGGTTATGTTTGTAACCGGGATTCTTATTGCTCTGA ATCTAGTCCAGTGGAAGGCCCTCAGCCACCAAAGATGGAAG ttccCCCTCAGACAGTGTAAAGT TGGTGCGACAGGGCGGCCCATTTCAGCAAGAGGAAATGCTCAGACGCACAAAGTTACTTACAGGAATGTGGAGGAGAGTCGAACCTGCTTGACCTGTTTTTGTAACCTCAGCCTAAATGCTGATCTGTTGCTGTATTTTTAG